Proteins encoded within one genomic window of Nitrospirota bacterium:
- a CDS encoding nucleotidyltransferase domain-containing protein, whose translation MDIEYYLKEAVKRIIDNFHPDKIILFGSYAYGKPTKDSDIDLMVVMDTDMQPYERAVPIRKALRDLGMPKDIIVRTPNEFESFKDIIGTMIYTAAHKGRVIYARQ comes from the coding sequence ATGGACATAGAATATTATTTAAAAGAAGCTGTAAAAAGAATTATTGACAACTTCCATCCTGACAAGATCATTCTCTTCGGCTCTTATGCCTATGGAAAGCCGACTAAAGACAGCGATATTGACCTCATGGTTGTAATGGATACCGATATGCAGCCTTATGAGAGAGCCGTCCCGATAAGAAAGGCTCTAAGAGACCTCGGAATGCCTAAAGATATAATCGTGAGAACACCTAATGAGTTTGAAAGCTTCAAAGATATTATAGGCACCATGATTTATACCGCTGCACATAAAGGCAGAGTTATCTATGCAAGACAATAA
- the gatA gene encoding Asp-tRNA(Asn)/Glu-tRNA(Gln) amidotransferase subunit GatA — translation MELHSLTIEEARDAIHKGGLSPVELAEALLKRIDEVDGETRAYVTVTKDAAIEQAAQALELIKKGDKHALTGIPLSIKDNMCTEGVRTTCSSKILHNFIPPYESTATQKLKDEGYVLLGKTNLDEFAMGSSTENSAFGHTRNPWDTARIPGGSSGGSAAAVAAGECLASLGSDTGGSIRQPASLCGVVGLKPTYGRVSRYGLIAFASSLDQIGPITKTVKDSAILLNIISGHDRRDSTSANINVPDFTSALGRDIKGMKIGIPKEFSVAGLDKDVDIAIKNAIKQLESLGAVPVEISLPHTGYAVATYYILATSEASSNLARYDGVRYGLRAEGEDLIDTYIKTRSEGFGSEVKRRIILGTYALSSGYYDAYYKKAQQVRTLIKGDFDRAYESVDVIVTPTTPTTAFRAGEKMEDPLQMYLSDIFTISANLAGGPGISIPCGFDSNNLPIGLQLMGKHFDEESVLKIAYAYEQSTEWHKRRPKI, via the coding sequence TTGGAACTTCACAGCCTTACAATAGAAGAAGCGCGCGATGCCATTCACAAAGGCGGCCTGAGCCCGGTCGAGCTCGCAGAGGCGCTGCTGAAGCGCATAGATGAGGTTGACGGAGAGACAAGGGCGTATGTCACTGTCACAAAAGATGCCGCAATAGAACAGGCAGCACAGGCTTTGGAGCTTATCAAAAAAGGCGATAAACACGCCTTGACAGGCATACCTTTGTCCATCAAGGACAACATGTGCACCGAGGGCGTCAGAACCACATGCTCGTCAAAGATACTTCACAACTTCATCCCGCCGTATGAAAGCACAGCCACGCAGAAACTCAAGGATGAAGGTTACGTGCTACTCGGCAAGACAAACCTTGATGAGTTTGCCATGGGCTCGTCAACTGAAAACTCAGCCTTCGGCCATACAAGAAATCCGTGGGATACGGCAAGGATACCCGGCGGTTCCAGCGGCGGCTCTGCGGCAGCGGTTGCGGCAGGCGAATGCCTTGCATCCCTCGGCTCAGATACCGGCGGTTCCATAAGGCAGCCCGCATCGCTCTGCGGTGTTGTCGGGCTGAAGCCGACATATGGAAGGGTCTCGCGTTACGGACTTATTGCATTTGCGTCATCGCTTGACCAGATAGGGCCGATCACAAAGACGGTGAAGGATTCCGCCATACTGCTGAATATCATAAGCGGGCATGACCGCAGGGATTCAACATCTGCCAACATTAACGTGCCTGACTTCACCTCAGCACTCGGCAGGGATATCAAAGGCATGAAGATCGGGATACCGAAAGAGTTCTCAGTCGCGGGACTTGATAAAGATGTGGATATCGCTATCAAAAATGCCATTAAACAGCTTGAGTCGCTTGGAGCTGTGCCGGTCGAGATCTCGCTTCCGCACACAGGTTATGCTGTTGCTACATATTATATACTCGCGACTTCAGAAGCATCTTCCAACCTCGCAAGGTATGACGGCGTCAGGTACGGCCTCAGGGCTGAAGGCGAAGACCTCATAGATACATACATAAAGACACGGTCAGAGGGCTTCGGCTCAGAGGTGAAGAGGAGGATAATCCTCGGCACATACGCCCTCTCATCGGGATATTACGATGCATACTATAAAAAGGCTCAGCAGGTAAGGACGCTGATAAAGGGAGATTTTGACAGAGCATATGAATCAGTTGATGTGATAGTGACGCCGACTACGCCGACTACCGCTTTCAGGGCGGGTGAGAAGATGGAAGACCCGCTGCAGATGTATCTCTCGGATATCTTCACAATATCAGCCAACCTCGCAGGCGGCCCCGGCATCTCCATCCCATGCGGCTTTGATTCAAACAACCTGCCGATCGGGCTTCAGTTAATGGGCAAACACTTTGATGAAGAATCAGTACTGAAGATAGCATACGCGTATGAGCAGTCAACAGAGTGGCATAAGAGAAGGCCAAAGATATAA
- a CDS encoding PAS domain S-box protein, which translates to MKDDNGTKKEPAKEGHELYRNLFHCANDGIFIHDLEGNVLDVNLKAAGQLGYSRQDILSLNISSLHPAESLHLLKSALKTIYRDGSATLVIDFIKKDGGLFPAEVSSGLLNVDGNILIHGVIRDISARREVEDRLRNSEMMFRAFFDRSTTGIIIYPIVKDPLNEQLRFADFNTAFHDFFGYTRAEIEGKSVEDISHPDDMIDNAGLMNDLLCGRRSSYQMEKRYFKKGGEIIWGLVNVTTLRDPYGNNSHVMTTLMDITQRKKVKDALIAERNFSKSIINSLPDIFYCFDAAGKFLLWNENYEKVSGYSSDEISKMNAFDFFTGKEKKLIYEKVREVFEKGRSTVEANLVLKNEKRIPYYFTGLRTEIEGKTYLLGTGMDISNRKRMEEELRGLSLSDELTGLYNRRGFMTLAEQELRIAHRMKRGVILLYADLDDLKVINDGFGHIEGDNMLKDTARFLQELFRESDIIARIGGDEFVIFSIQTTDTSVDTIRSRFEECLKDFNEKRNQPYMLSISIGIVHYKEDCPDTIEALLTQADKLMYEHKRDKHKRKGGQ; encoded by the coding sequence ATGAAAGACGACAACGGTACAAAAAAAGAGCCGGCAAAAGAGGGCCATGAGCTATACAGAAACCTCTTTCACTGTGCAAACGACGGCATCTTCATACATGACCTTGAGGGCAATGTTTTAGATGTTAACCTGAAGGCGGCTGGCCAGCTCGGATACTCAAGGCAGGATATCCTGTCCCTTAACATTTCAAGCCTTCATCCCGCGGAGTCGCTTCATCTTTTAAAGTCCGCGTTAAAGACGATCTATCGTGACGGTTCCGCAACACTTGTCATAGACTTTATAAAGAAAGACGGCGGATTATTTCCGGCAGAGGTCTCTTCAGGCCTGTTAAATGTTGACGGCAATATCCTGATCCACGGCGTTATCCGTGACATATCAGCGAGAAGAGAGGTTGAAGACAGGCTGAGGAACAGCGAGATGATGTTCAGGGCATTTTTTGACAGGTCTACCACAGGCATAATCATTTATCCGATCGTGAAGGACCCTCTTAATGAACAACTGAGGTTCGCGGACTTCAACACCGCATTCCACGACTTCTTCGGCTATACAAGGGCTGAGATAGAAGGGAAGTCTGTTGAAGATATCTCCCACCCTGATGACATGATCGATAATGCCGGGCTTATGAATGACCTGCTTTGCGGCAGGCGCAGCAGCTATCAGATGGAGAAGCGGTACTTTAAGAAGGGCGGGGAGATCATATGGGGACTTGTCAACGTAACAACTTTGAGGGATCCTTACGGCAATAACTCACATGTGATGACCACCCTTATGGACATCACCCAGCGCAAGAAGGTCAAAGATGCGCTGATAGCGGAGCGCAACTTTTCAAAATCAATAATAAACAGCCTGCCGGATATATTCTACTGCTTTGACGCCGCGGGAAAATTCCTCCTGTGGAATGAGAACTATGAGAAGGTCTCAGGTTATTCATCCGATGAGATATCAAAGATGAATGCCTTTGACTTCTTCACCGGCAAGGAGAAGAAGCTGATATACGAAAAGGTCAGAGAGGTCTTTGAGAAGGGCAGGTCAACTGTTGAGGCAAACCTCGTTTTAAAGAATGAGAAGAGGATTCCGTATTATTTCACAGGCCTGCGAACCGAGATAGAGGGGAAGACATATCTTCTCGGCACAGGCATGGATATATCGAACCGTAAGAGGATGGAGGAGGAGCTTAGAGGGCTGTCGTTGTCGGATGAGCTTACAGGCCTGTACAACAGGCGCGGGTTCATGACACTTGCGGAACAGGAGCTCAGGATCGCCCACCGCATGAAGAGGGGCGTGATACTTCTATACGCCGACCTCGATGACCTCAAGGTGATAAATGACGGATTCGGCCATATTGAGGGCGATAATATGCTGAAGGACACGGCACGCTTCCTTCAGGAGCTATTCCGCGAGTCTGACATAATCGCCCGCATAGGCGGAGATGAGTTTGTCATCTTCTCCATTCAGACGACCGATACCAGCGTAGATACAATACGAAGCCGTTTTGAGGAGTGCCTCAAGGATTTCAATGAAAAGAGAAACCAGCCGTATATGCTTTCAATAAGCATCGGGATCGTACATTACAAAGAAGACTGCCCGGATACGATAGAGGCTCTGCTTACCCAGGCTGATAAGCTGATGTACGAGCATAAACGTGACAAGCACAAGAGAAAAGGCGGGCAATAA
- a CDS encoding tetratricopeptide repeat protein encodes MKNILEKLLLGFLLLSLFGCGATMHGWTQSDAIGRHMIVNKDSNSLGYRRVQYNSSYYNPLNNFINDKGLPDLIYEDYEGNDHIIYIYYIESNTVYEFKADGKWPDSLYQRKNRPISDYELQTYKILSDSEKLPEGASKEVLEVNKVGLSHFDAKNYEAAIKTFKQAIEIRPDFMPAYYNLGLSYSNLEKYEEAINTYNRAIAIDSSYYKTYFLLGDAYYSLGNFEEAIKSYNKAITRNPDDVMSYCSLGLAYQKAGNYIAAIESFEHALKINSTSDEKRLLNAQIYYQLGITNSYLGNYQIAVDFLEKATRINPDFIQAFIDLGIGYMFLELREDAIRIFKHVIDIQPNNASAHYYLGSIYASLQNKNAAIDEYNKLKNLDAELANKLRNLIYSNLL; translated from the coding sequence ATGAAAAATATATTAGAAAAATTATTGTTGGGATTTCTTCTTCTCTCCCTGTTTGGCTGTGGTGCCACTATGCATGGTTGGACTCAAAGTGATGCTATAGGCAGGCATATGATAGTAAATAAAGACAGCAATAGTTTGGGATATAGAAGAGTGCAATACAATTCTTCTTATTATAACCCTCTGAACAATTTCATAAACGACAAAGGATTACCCGATCTAATTTATGAAGATTACGAAGGCAACGATCACATTATCTACATTTACTATATTGAATCAAATACGGTTTATGAATTTAAGGCGGATGGTAAATGGCCAGATTCATTGTATCAAAGAAAGAACAGGCCGATATCGGACTATGAATTACAGACTTATAAAATCTTATCTGATTCTGAAAAACTACCAGAAGGAGCCAGTAAAGAAGTTTTAGAAGTTAATAAAGTTGGGCTTTCTCACTTTGATGCAAAAAACTATGAGGCAGCTATTAAGACATTTAAGCAGGCCATTGAGATAAGGCCTGACTTCATGCCAGCCTACTACAATCTTGGCCTTTCATATTCAAATTTAGAGAAATATGAAGAAGCTATTAATACTTATAACCGTGCCATTGCAATCGACTCTTCTTATTATAAAACCTATTTTCTTCTTGGCGACGCATATTATTCATTGGGTAATTTTGAAGAAGCGATCAAGTCTTATAACAAAGCTATAACTCGAAACCCTGATGATGTAATGTCTTATTGTTCACTTGGGCTTGCTTATCAAAAAGCAGGTAACTATATTGCAGCAATAGAATCTTTTGAGCATGCATTAAAAATAAATTCCACATCTGATGAGAAACGTTTGTTAAATGCACAAATATATTATCAACTTGGTATTACGAATAGTTATTTAGGTAATTATCAAATAGCTGTCGACTTCCTCGAAAAAGCCACTCGAATTAACCCTGACTTTATACAAGCATTTATTGATCTTGGCATTGGTTATATGTTTCTTGAATTAAGAGAAGATGCTATTAGAATATTTAAGCATGTGATAGATATCCAACCCAATAATGCATCTGCTCATTATTACCTTGGTTCCATTTACGCATCATTACAAAATAAGAATGCTGCAATAGATGAATATAATAAATTAAAAAATCTTGATGCAGAATTGGCAAATAAGCTTCGCAATTTGATTTATTCAAATTTACTCTAA
- a CDS encoding EAL domain-containing protein → MTSKKVLVVEDESVVAMHIEDSLKKLGYAVPAVVASGEEAVKKAEEFQPDLILMDIVLKGEMDGIKASEIIHSRFNIPVIYLTAYADDAILQRAKLTEPLGYILKPFNERELRTAIEIALYKHEMETRLKKMERWLSITLKSIGDGVIATDKDMRVTFMNKVAEEITGWKHEDAMGKELAEIFNIKNGNSEDSHAVESLLLEKVLKEGIILNLMEDRVLITRDRKEVPISDSIAPIREDENNISGIVVAFRDITERKKLESTIKYQEYHDILTGLPNKALLIEHLTSELAAAHDNKKVALMFFDIDRFKTINETLGHSIGDMLLKEVGVRVRECVRGTDTIARIGGDEFGILLPDINDARDVAVIAGKIVAAFKKPYMINGRELNVSISLGISIYPDDCKYYEDLMKNADIAMYHAKERGRNNYQFYDPSVNIRTLERITLENRMRQAIELGELVVHYQPLVDIAMNRIIGAEALVRWQHPELGLLLPLQFLPIAEETGFIKLIDIWVLSTVCAQSKEWERSGLPPICISVNFSAMQFQHTDFAEIISHALGESSLDPGNICVEITENVAMRDIELTIPNLSRLKGLGINFFIDDFGTGYSSLSCLKRFPIHKLKIDKSFVHDIALDTDSKAIISAIIAMAHSLKLKVIAEGVETPDQVEFLRSIGCDEMQGYLFSKALPADGFKQLLIKQQKEG, encoded by the coding sequence ATGACGAGCAAGAAAGTTCTCGTAGTTGAAGATGAAAGTGTTGTCGCGATGCATATCGAGGACAGCCTCAAGAAATTGGGGTATGCCGTTCCGGCGGTTGTCGCGTCAGGAGAAGAAGCTGTAAAGAAAGCTGAAGAATTCCAGCCTGACCTGATATTGATGGATATTGTATTAAAAGGCGAGATGGACGGAATAAAAGCATCTGAAATTATCCACAGCCGTTTTAATATCCCGGTCATATATTTAACCGCCTACGCGGACGACGCCATCCTGCAGCGTGCCAAGCTGACCGAACCTCTGGGTTATATACTCAAGCCTTTCAACGAGAGGGAATTACGCACGGCAATTGAGATCGCCCTGTACAAGCATGAGATGGAGACCAGGCTGAAAAAGATGGAACGCTGGCTTTCCATCACGCTGAAGAGCATCGGAGACGGGGTAATAGCGACAGATAAGGATATGCGCGTGACCTTTATGAATAAAGTGGCCGAAGAGATAACCGGGTGGAAGCATGAAGACGCGATGGGGAAAGAACTGGCTGAGATATTCAATATCAAAAACGGGAATAGCGAGGATTCACACGCCGTCGAAAGCCTTTTGTTGGAGAAGGTCTTAAAAGAAGGCATCATTCTCAACCTGATGGAAGACAGGGTGCTTATTACCAGAGACAGGAAAGAGGTGCCGATCTCCGACAGTATCGCGCCCATAAGGGAGGACGAAAACAATATCTCGGGTATCGTTGTAGCCTTTCGTGATATTACTGAACGCAAAAAACTGGAAAGCACCATTAAATACCAGGAATATCATGACATTCTTACCGGCCTGCCTAACAAGGCCCTGCTGATCGAACATCTTACCTCTGAACTGGCAGCGGCGCATGATAACAAGAAAGTGGCTTTGATGTTTTTTGATATCGACCGTTTCAAGACGATAAATGAAACGCTCGGGCATTCCATCGGCGACATGCTTCTTAAGGAAGTCGGGGTCAGGGTCAGGGAGTGTGTCCGCGGAACCGATACCATTGCGCGTATCGGCGGCGACGAATTCGGCATATTGCTGCCGGATATCAACGATGCCAGGGATGTGGCAGTCATTGCGGGGAAGATCGTGGCGGCATTCAAAAAACCATACATGATAAATGGGCGCGAACTGAATGTCTCCATCAGCCTGGGCATAAGCATTTATCCTGATGACTGCAAATATTATGAGGACCTGATGAAGAACGCCGATATCGCCATGTATCACGCGAAAGAGAGGGGCAGGAACAACTATCAATTCTACGACCCTTCAGTGAACATCCGGACACTGGAGCGGATAACGCTGGAGAACAGGATGCGCCAGGCCATCGAGCTTGGCGAACTGGTTGTGCACTATCAGCCGCTGGTGGACATCGCGATGAACCGGATAATCGGCGCGGAGGCGCTTGTACGCTGGCAGCACCCTGAATTGGGGCTGCTCCTTCCGCTGCAGTTCCTTCCGATAGCTGAAGAGACCGGGTTCATTAAACTTATTGATATCTGGGTGCTCAGCACGGTCTGCGCCCAGAGCAAGGAATGGGAGCGGTCAGGCCTGCCGCCCATATGCATCTCAGTGAACTTTTCCGCGATGCAGTTTCAGCATACAGACTTTGCAGAGATAATATCGCACGCGTTGGGCGAGAGCAGCCTTGATCCCGGAAATATCTGTGTTGAGATCACGGAAAATGTCGCGATGAGGGATATTGAACTTACAATACCGAATCTCTCCAGATTGAAAGGCCTGGGTATCAACTTCTTTATTGACGACTTCGGAACTGGATACTCATCTTTAAGCTGCCTCAAGAGATTCCCCATCCATAAACTGAAGATCGATAAATCATTTGTTCATGACATCGCACTGGATACCGACAGCAAGGCCATCATCAGCGCGATCATCGCCATGGCGCACAGCCTGAAATTGAAGGTGATAGCCGAAGGCGTGGAAACTCCGGATCAGGTTGAGTTTCTGCGTTCCATAGGCTGTGACGAAATGCAGGGGTATCTATTCAGTAAGGCTCTGCCTGCCGACGGGTTCAAACAACTCTTGATCAAACAGCAGAAAGAGGGTTAA
- a CDS encoding HEPN domain-containing protein, with product MQDNKSDVVRAWFKKAENDLRTAEHIIKMEDPPYDTACFHTQQCAEKYLKGFLLFHEIDFPKTHSIEDLVLQCKKVAPSLESEIGDIEILSIYAVETRYPGELYYDIPEERAQEAIALAKNVKAVVLKSLEGKI from the coding sequence ATGCAAGACAATAAATCAGACGTAGTAAGAGCTTGGTTCAAGAAGGCGGAGAACGATCTCAGAACGGCTGAACACATTATTAAGATGGAGGATCCGCCATATGATACCGCATGTTTCCATACTCAACAGTGCGCTGAGAAATACTTGAAGGGGTTCCTGTTATTTCATGAGATAGACTTCCCAAAAACGCACTCGATAGAGGATCTGGTTTTACAGTGCAAAAAAGTTGCACCATCTCTGGAATCAGAAATAGGGGATATTGAGATTTTATCAATCTATGCTGTAGAGACGAGATATCCGGGTGAATTGTATTATGACATCCCTGAAGAAAGGGCACAGGAAGCGATTGCTCTGGCAAAAAATGTTAAAGCAGTAGTCCTGAAATCATTAGAAGGGAAGATATAG
- a CDS encoding PDZ domain-containing protein yields the protein MKKIINTLLTFILIFAASSAYAEDNTKLEPLFPVALEHKFPDSKDTFEEVKKLILENYYSDEISEDALYWAAIEGMLRRISPPENKELAKIWTPEEYAKILDGLKGEQVSIGIKTSFNAGDGSLTVNEILPGSPAENILMQYDRILKVGSELIKGKPVSEISKLLDGDEGTEVTLKVNRGTEIFDVTIKRRKFETENLIVTKLSDGIALIEIKRFTEGMYEKLKDELVRLDNEKFKRLVIDLRNDPGGVFMEPLKIVEIFLPEKGILLRTFTRDKKNQNYVSTNKEPLNFDMAVLVNGNTASSSEILAGSLRDHQKAMIIGTKTYGKGVFEKTFTIKNDYRVKFITGVMYTPKGQPWQGKGLLPDFVVDQDDKTVEALLKLDVNERLKKDIGLITAVKLLKLQEVK from the coding sequence ATGAAAAAAATAATTAATACACTTCTAACATTCATTCTTATATTCGCTGCTTCATCGGCTTATGCCGAGGACAATACGAAGCTGGAACCATTGTTCCCTGTCGCGCTTGAGCACAAATTTCCTGATTCAAAAGATACTTTCGAAGAGGTGAAGAAGCTTATCCTTGAAAACTATTACAGCGACGAGATAAGCGAGGACGCTCTCTACTGGGCGGCGATTGAGGGAATGCTGCGCCGCATCTCTCCGCCTGAGAACAAGGAGCTCGCAAAGATATGGACGCCTGAAGAGTATGCAAAGATCCTTGACGGCCTCAAGGGCGAGCAGGTCTCTATAGGAATAAAGACCTCATTCAATGCAGGCGACGGCAGCCTGACCGTCAATGAGATACTGCCGGGTTCGCCGGCAGAGAATATCCTGATGCAGTATGACAGGATACTCAAGGTCGGCTCCGAGCTTATCAAGGGCAAGCCTGTGAGCGAGATAAGCAAACTCCTTGACGGCGACGAGGGCACTGAGGTCACGCTGAAGGTGAACAGGGGGACTGAGATATTCGATGTCACCATCAAGCGGAGAAAGTTTGAGACAGAGAATCTGATAGTTACAAAACTTTCAGACGGGATAGCGCTTATAGAGATCAAGAGGTTCACAGAAGGCATGTATGAGAAGCTCAAAGATGAACTCGTCAGACTGGATAATGAAAAGTTCAAGAGGCTGGTGATAGACCTGAGGAATGATCCGGGCGGCGTATTCATGGAGCCGCTTAAGATAGTGGAGATATTTCTGCCTGAAAAAGGTATTCTGCTGAGGACGTTCACCAGGGATAAGAAGAACCAGAACTATGTGTCTACTAACAAAGAGCCTTTAAATTTTGATATGGCGGTTCTGGTGAACGGGAATACGGCGTCGTCATCTGAGATACTTGCCGGCTCGCTCAGGGACCATCAGAAGGCGATGATAATCGGCACAAAAACTTACGGCAAAGGCGTGTTCGAAAAGACCTTCACCATAAAGAATGACTACAGGGTCAAGTTCATTACCGGCGTCATGTACACGCCCAAAGGCCAGCCCTGGCAGGGCAAGGGGCTGCTTCCCGACTTTGTAGTTGATCAGGATGACAAGACGGTTGAGGCGCTGCTTAAACTTGATGTCAATGAGAGATTGAAAAAAGATATCGGTTTGATAACAGCGGTGAAGCTGTTGAAGCTGCAGGAAGTGAAGTAA
- the gatB gene encoding Asp-tRNA(Asn)/Glu-tRNA(Gln) amidotransferase subunit GatB, whose protein sequence is MQYEAVIGLEIHAQLLTNTKIFCGCPASFGDEPNTNTCPVCTGMPGVLPVMNKKAVEYVIKTGLALNCSISPYSRFARKNYFYPDLPKGYQISQFELPLCEGGHVEITVNGASRKIPLTRIHLEEDAGKNIHEGSSGHSLVDLNRAGTPLMEIVSEPDIRTPQEAAEFVKKLRELVRWIGVCDGNMDQGSLRCDANVSVRPVGQKELGTKAEIKNMNSFRFIEKAIDYEIKRQIKMAKNGERIMQETRLWDSDKGITESMRSKEGSHDYRYFPEPDLVPVEVSESWISGIKAGITELPGLRRARFTEDFNLPEDDAALLTSERSIAEWFEDAVKLGGDPKMVSNWMMGELMRLLNEENREINESPLKPPHLIAMLKLIEKGTISGKIAKAVFEEMYKTGKDAEAIVKDKGLVQISDTGEIESIVDGIIANSPKEVERFRAGDMKLMGFFVGEVMKATKGKANPGIVNALIKKKLAP, encoded by the coding sequence ATGCAATACGAAGCGGTAATCGGGCTTGAGATACATGCCCAGCTTTTAACAAACACAAAGATATTCTGCGGCTGCCCTGCGTCATTCGGAGATGAGCCGAATACCAATACATGCCCTGTCTGCACAGGCATGCCTGGCGTTCTTCCTGTGATGAACAAGAAGGCTGTCGAGTATGTGATAAAGACAGGCCTCGCCTTAAATTGCAGCATATCCCCTTACAGCAGGTTTGCAAGAAAGAACTACTTTTATCCCGACCTGCCTAAGGGCTATCAGATAAGCCAGTTCGAGCTTCCGCTGTGTGAAGGCGGGCATGTTGAGATAACTGTAAACGGCGCATCAAGAAAGATACCTCTGACCAGAATACATCTTGAGGAGGATGCCGGAAAGAATATACATGAAGGCTCCTCAGGCCACAGCCTCGTTGACCTCAACAGGGCAGGCACACCATTGATGGAGATCGTCTCCGAGCCTGACATCCGCACTCCGCAGGAGGCGGCAGAGTTTGTGAAGAAGTTAAGGGAGCTTGTCAGATGGATCGGGGTGTGCGACGGCAATATGGATCAGGGTTCTCTGAGGTGCGACGCAAATGTATCTGTTCGGCCTGTCGGACAGAAAGAGCTCGGAACAAAGGCTGAGATAAAGAACATGAACTCATTCAGGTTCATCGAGAAGGCGATAGATTACGAGATAAAGCGCCAGATAAAGATGGCGAAGAATGGTGAGAGGATCATGCAGGAGACAAGGCTCTGGGACTCAGACAAGGGCATAACCGAATCCATGCGCTCAAAAGAGGGCTCGCATGATTACAGGTACTTCCCCGAACCCGACCTTGTTCCGGTAGAAGTAAGTGAATCATGGATAAGCGGGATAAAGGCAGGGATAACAGAACTCCCCGGACTCAGGCGCGCAAGGTTCACTGAAGATTTCAACCTGCCTGAGGACGATGCCGCGCTTCTCACATCAGAGAGATCAATAGCAGAGTGGTTTGAAGATGCTGTTAAACTCGGCGGAGATCCAAAAATGGTATCGAACTGGATGATGGGCGAGCTTATGCGTCTGCTGAATGAAGAGAACAGAGAGATAAACGAATCACCGTTAAAACCACCACACCTTATCGCAATGCTCAAGCTTATTGAAAAAGGCACGATAAGCGGAAAGATCGCCAAGGCCGTATTTGAAGAGATGTATAAGACAGGGAAGGACGCGGAGGCGATAGTCAAAGATAAGGGACTTGTCCAGATAAGCGATACAGGCGAGATAGAATCCATAGTTGACGGCATTATCGCCAACAGCCCCAAAGAGGTTGAGAGGTTCAGGGCCGGAGACATGAAGCTCATGGGATTCTTTGTGGGCGAGGTGATGAAGGCGACCAAAGGCAAGGCAAACCCGGGGATCGTGAATGCCTTGATAAAAAAGAAACTGGCCCCTTAA